Within the Pseudomonas oryzae genome, the region CTGACCCACCTGCGCGCCGAGGATCTGGCCCTGCCGATGGACGCGCAGTTGCCGGAGCGGATCAAGACCGGCGTGCCGATCCCGCTGGTCGACCTGCGTATCGTCGACGGCGCCGGCAACGACGTGGCGCACGACGGCGTGGCGCTGGGCGAGATCGTGGTGCGCGCGCCCTGGCTGACCCAGGGCTACCTGAAGGAGCCCGAGAAGGGCGCCGAGCTGTGGGACGGCGGCTGGCTGCACACCGGCGACATGGCTTCCATCGACGCGCGCGGCGTGGTGGAGATCAAGGACCGCATCAAGGACGTGATCAAGACCGGCGGCGAGTGGATCAGCTCGCTGGAGCTGGAGAGCCTGATCAGCCAGCACGCGGCGGTCGCCTCGGTCGCCGTGGTCGGCATTCCCGATGCGCAGTGGGGCGAGCGGCCGCTGGCCCTGGTGGTCTGCGCGCCGGGCGCGAGCCTCGACCAGCGGGCCATCGAGCTGCACCTGCAGCAGTTCGTCGACAGCGGGCACATCAACAAGTGGGCGATTCCGCGGCAGATCCGCTTCGTCGCCGACATCCCCAAGACCAGCGTCGGCAAGATCAACAAGAAGCTGATCCGCGAGACCGAGCTGGCCGGCAGCGCGTGCGCTGGCTGAGCGATAGCCGGGTGACGGTCGCGGGCGGCATTGCCGCCCGGGGCCGGGCCCAGGCAGGGGCGAGCGCCTGAGACCGGTTGGACCGGCGACAGGCTTTCCTCCTCGTTCGGCGGAGGCGTTTCCAGCGAGAACCAGGGATGTCCCTGGTTTTCGCGTTCGCGCGCAAGCGTGGCAGCCGGCGCGGGCCGGCAGGGCGGCGGCGTCGGGCGCCGTCGCGGGTTTTACAGAAACGGGCAACTGGGCAACGAGGGGGTTACATGACTGATCTGTTCCGTGTGGGAGCCCTGCTGGGCGTGCTGGCTCTGCCGGCCATGGTGTGTGCGGCGCAGGAGCCGGCGGCCGCGCAGGCGTCGCGTTACGCCGCCGACGAGCAGGCGGCCAGGGCGCTGCTCGACAAGGCGGTCGCCTACTACCGCGAGGAGGGCGACAAGGCGCTGGCGGCATTCAGCCGCAAGGGGCCGTTCACCGTCGGCAACCTGTACGTGTTCGTGGTCGACGCCCAGGGCACCCTGGTGGCCAGCGGCGGGCCGTCGCTGCTGCTGGTGGGCCAGGACATCGGCGTGGCGGTCGGCGACGAGGCGCGCGCCCGGCTGATGAGCCAGGCGGCGCAGGAAGGGCAGGTCGGCGAGATCGAGTACCCGTTCAGCGACTGGAGCCTCGGCGGCGTGGTCGCCCGCAAGCACACCTTCTTCCAGCGCGTCGGCGGGCACATCCTCGCGGTCGGCTACTACATGGCCCGTGCCGAGTCCGCCCAGGCCCGGCAGCTGCTCGACCAGGCCGCCCAGGCGCTGGCCAGCCAGCCGGAGCAGGCCATCGCGGCGATCAACGCCCACGACAAGCGCTACCTGCAGGACGACCTGTACGTCTACGTCGTCGATCTGGCGAGCAAGCGCTTCGTCGCCCACGGCTTCAACCCGCGCCTGGTGGGCAGCGACTTCAGCGCGCTGACCGCGCCGGACGGCAAGGGCATCGGCCAGGCCATGCTCGACATCGCCGCGCAGCAGGGACAGGGCGAATACGATTACCTGTGGCCCAACCCGGTCACCCAGAACCACGAAGCCAAGCGTGCCTACATCCGCAAGGTCGGCAACTACATGGTGGCGGTGGGCTACTACCTGCCGGAGTGACGGCGCGCGCAGCGCTGCCAAGAGGGTAGAAAGAGACAGGGCCACCGAAGTGGCCCTGCTGGTGCGAGCGGCATCGAAGACACCGCGGCCGACAAAAATTTGCTTCGACACCGCTCGTACATGGTCGCCAGCGCAGGCTCGGCCTCGCTGGGTCAGGCGAACTGGATTGCCCCGGGCTGGCAGGCTTGCGCCAGCGCTGGGCAGCGGACGTGCAGCTCGCCGGGCGGCGAGACCTTCCGCCGCCGCAGCCGTGGTCGGCCAGCGGCGCCTGCACGTCGGAATCGACCATAGCAACTTCGCTTTCGCCGCAGAACAGGCGTGCCGCCTTGCCGTCGCGACTGAATACGCCGATGCCGCTCCCATACACGTGGCGCTCGGCCGTGGCCCCGCTCCCGGCCGGCCAGAGCCGTTCCAGGAGGGGATCGCCCGCCGGTGTCCGCCGGCGGGCGATCTTCGTCAGACTTCGACCGCCTTGACCATGTCCTCGACCACCTTCTTGGCGTCGCCGAACACCATCATGGTCTTGTCCATGTAGAACAGCTCGTTGTCCAGGCCGGCATAGCCGCTGGCCATCGAGCGCTTGTTGACGATCACGGTACGCGCCTTGTAGGCGTCGAGGATCGGCATACCGGCGATCGGCGACTTCGGATCGGTCTTCGCCGCCGGGTTGACCACGTCGTTGGCGCCGAGCACCAGCACCACGTCGGCCTGGCCGAACTCGGGGTTGATGTCCTCCATCTCGTGCACCTGCTCGTAGGGCACCTCGGCCTCGGCCAGCAGCACGTTCATGTGCCCCGGCATGCGCCCGGCCACCGGGTGGATGGCGTACTTCACCGTCACCCCGCGGTGGGTCAGCTTCTCGGTCAGCTCCATCAGCGCGTGCTGGGCACGGGCCACGGCGAGACCATAGCCGGGGACGATGATCACGCTGTCGGCGTTGCCGAGCAGGAAGGCGGCGTCGTCGGCCGAGCCGGACTTCACCGGGCGCTGCTCCTGGCCGCCGGTCACGGCGGCGCCGGCTTCGGCGCCGAAGCCGCCGAGGATCACGTTGAAGAACGAGCGGTTCATCGCCTTGCACATGATGTAGGAGAGGATCGCGCCGCTCGAACCGACCAAGGAGCCGGCGACGATCAGCATCGAGTTGTTCAGCGAGAAGCCGATGCCGGCGGCTGCCCAGCCCGAGTAGCTGTTGAGCATCGACACCACCACCGGCATGTCGGCGCCGCCGATCGGGATGATGATCAGCACGCCGATGACGAAGGCCAGCGCCACCAGCACGGCGAAGGCGGTCAGGTCACCGCTGAAGGTGAAGGCCAGGCCGAGGCCGACGATGGCCAGGCCGAAGGCCAGGTTCAGCCAGTGCTGGCCGGCGAAGGTCACCGGCGCACCCTGGAACAGGCGGAACTTGTACTTGCCCGACAGCTTGCCGAAGGCGATCACCGAGCCGGAGAAGGTGATGGCGCCGATGGCCGCGCCGAGGAACAGCTCCAGGCGGTTGCCGGCCGGGATCGGCTCGCCGAGGGCGGCGACGATGCCCAGCGACTGCGGCTCGACCACGGCCGCCACGGCGATGAATACCGCGGCCAGGCCGATCATGCTGTGCATGAAGGCGACCAGCTCGGGCATCTTGGTCATCTCCACGCGCTTGGCCATGATGGTGCCGGCCGTGCCGCCGAGCAGCAGGCCGAGGACCACGTAGCCGATGCCGGCGCCTTCGCCCATCTGCGCGCCGAGCTTGTAGATCAGGCCGACGGTGGTGAGCACGGCGATGGCCATGCCGACCATGCCGAACAGGTTGCCCCGGCGCGAGCTGGTCGGGTGCGAGAGGCCCTTGAGCGCCTGGATGAAGCAGACGGACGCCACCAGGTAGAGGGCGGTGATCAGGTTCATGCTCATCTCAGTGCGCCTCCGCCTTGGCCGGCTTGTCTTTCTTCTTGAACATTTCCAGCATGCGCCGGGTGACCAGGAAGCCGCCGAACACGTTGACCGCGGCCAGCGCCACGGCCAGGGTGCCCATGGTCTTGCCCAGGCCGGTTTCGGTCAGCGCGGCGGCCAGCATGGCGCCGACGATGACGATGGCGGAAATGGCGTTGGTCACCGCCATCAGCGGGGTGTGCAGGGCGGGGGTGACGTTCCACACCACGTGGTAGCCGACGTAGATCGCCAGCACGAAGATGATCAGGTTGTAGAGACCGTCGGAGATCGGGTCCATGGCAGTGTCCTTAGGCGGTGGCTTTGGGGGCGGAAGCGGCGGAAGCAGCAGGAGTCGCGGGGGCCGAGGGAGCGGCAGCGCCGCCATTGACCCGCACCAGTTGGCCGCCCTCGCACATCAGGCAGGCGGCGACGATGTCGTCTTCGCGGTTGAGCTGGAACTTGCCGTCCTTGTCGAGGACCAGCTTGAGGAAATCCAGCAGGTTGCGCGCGTAGAGGGCCGAGGCGTCGGCCGGCACCAGCGCCGGCAGGTTGGTATGGCCGACCAGGGTCACGCCGTGCTTGACCACCACCTCGCCGGGCACGGTCAGCGGGCAGTTGCCGCCCTGGGCGGCGGCCAGGTCGATGACCACCGAGCCGGGCTTCATCGCCGCCACCGTGGCCTCGTGCAGCAGGGTCGGCGCCAGACGGCCGGGGATCAGCGCGGTGGTGATGACGATGTCGGCCTGCCTGGCGCGCTCGTGCACGGCCTTGGCCTGGCGCTCCATCCAGGATTTCGGCATCGGCCGCGCGTAGCCGCCGACGCCCTGGGCGCACTCGCGCTCTTCATCCGTTTCGTAGGGCACGTCGACGAACTTGGCGCCGAGCGATTCCACCTGCTCCTTGACCGCCGGACGCACGTCCGAGGCCTCGATCACCGCGCCCAGGCGCTTGGCGGTGGCGATCGCCTGCAGGCCGGCGACGCCGGCGCCGAGCACCAGCACGCGGGCGGCCTTCACCGTACCGGCGGCGGTCATCAGCATCGGCATGAAGCGCGGGTAGTGGTTGGCGGCGAGCATCACCGCCTTGTAGCCGGCGATGTTGGCCTGCGACGACAGCACGTCGAGGCTCTGCGCGCGCGAGGTGCGCGGCGCGGCCTCGAGGGCGAAGGCGGTGATGCCGCGGTCGGTCATGCGCACCAGGTTGGCGGTGTCGAACGGGTTGAGCATGCCGACCAGCACGGCGCCGGGCTGCATCAGCGCCAGCTCGTCAGCACTGGGCGCGACGACCTTGAGCACCAGGCCAGCGCCGAAGGCTTCGGCGGCCGAGCCGATGCGCGCACCGGCGGCGACATAGGCGTCGTCGGGGACGCTGGCAGCAATACCGGCGCCGGACTGGACGACGACCTGATGGCCCTGGCCGACGAGTTTCTTCACCGTTTCCGGCGTGGCGGCCACGCGGGTTTCGCCGGCGTGGGTTTCGCGGGGGACTCCAACCTGCATTTCATCTCCTAAAGGTAGGTCAAGCAGCGCGCCCGA harbors:
- a CDS encoding cache domain-containing protein, yielding MTDLFRVGALLGVLALPAMVCAAQEPAAAQASRYAADEQAARALLDKAVAYYREEGDKALAAFSRKGPFTVGNLYVFVVDAQGTLVASGGPSLLLVGQDIGVAVGDEARARLMSQAAQEGQVGEIEYPFSDWSLGGVVARKHTFFQRVGGHILAVGYYMARAESAQARQLLDQAAQALASQPEQAIAAINAHDKRYLQDDLYVYVVDLASKRFVAHGFNPRLVGSDFSALTAPDGKGIGQAMLDIAAQQGQGEYDYLWPNPVTQNHEAKRAYIRKVGNYMVAVGYYLPE
- a CDS encoding NAD(P)(+) transhydrogenase (Re/Si-specific) subunit beta, with protein sequence MSMNLITALYLVASVCFIQALKGLSHPTSSRRGNLFGMVGMAIAVLTTVGLIYKLGAQMGEGAGIGYVVLGLLLGGTAGTIMAKRVEMTKMPELVAFMHSMIGLAAVFIAVAAVVEPQSLGIVAALGEPIPAGNRLELFLGAAIGAITFSGSVIAFGKLSGKYKFRLFQGAPVTFAGQHWLNLAFGLAIVGLGLAFTFSGDLTAFAVLVALAFVIGVLIIIPIGGADMPVVVSMLNSYSGWAAAGIGFSLNNSMLIVAGSLVGSSGAILSYIMCKAMNRSFFNVILGGFGAEAGAAVTGGQEQRPVKSGSADDAAFLLGNADSVIIVPGYGLAVARAQHALMELTEKLTHRGVTVKYAIHPVAGRMPGHMNVLLAEAEVPYEQVHEMEDINPEFGQADVVLVLGANDVVNPAAKTDPKSPIAGMPILDAYKARTVIVNKRSMASGYAGLDNELFYMDKTMMVFGDAKKVVEDMVKAVEV
- a CDS encoding NAD(P) transhydrogenase subunit alpha gives rise to the protein MDPISDGLYNLIIFVLAIYVGYHVVWNVTPALHTPLMAVTNAISAIVIVGAMLAAALTETGLGKTMGTLAVALAAVNVFGGFLVTRRMLEMFKKKDKPAKAEAH
- a CDS encoding Re/Si-specific NAD(P)(+) transhydrogenase subunit alpha, encoding MQVGVPRETHAGETRVAATPETVKKLVGQGHQVVVQSGAGIAASVPDDAYVAAGARIGSAAEAFGAGLVLKVVAPSADELALMQPGAVLVGMLNPFDTANLVRMTDRGITAFALEAAPRTSRAQSLDVLSSQANIAGYKAVMLAANHYPRFMPMLMTAAGTVKAARVLVLGAGVAGLQAIATAKRLGAVIEASDVRPAVKEQVESLGAKFVDVPYETDEERECAQGVGGYARPMPKSWMERQAKAVHERARQADIVITTALIPGRLAPTLLHEATVAAMKPGSVVIDLAAAQGGNCPLTVPGEVVVKHGVTLVGHTNLPALVPADASALYARNLLDFLKLVLDKDGKFQLNREDDIVAACLMCEGGQLVRVNGGAAAPSAPATPAASAASAPKATA